One window of Quercus robur chromosome 12, dhQueRobu3.1, whole genome shotgun sequence genomic DNA carries:
- the LOC126710283 gene encoding ubiquitin-conjugating enzyme E2 4-like — protein sequence MSSPSKRREMDLMKLMMSDYKVEMINDGMQEFYVDFHGPKESPYQGGVWRIRVELPDAYPYKSPSIGFINKIYHPNVDEMSGSVCLDVINQTWSPMFDLVNVFEVFLPQLLLYPNPSDPLNGEAAALMMRDRTAYEQRVKEFCEKYAKPEDVGAVPEEKSSDEELSEDDYASSDEAVAGQADL from the exons atgtcttccCCAAGCAAACGCAGGGAGATGGATTTGATGAAACT GATGATGAGTGATTACAAGGTGGAGATGATCAATGATGGCATGCAAGAATTCTATGTGGATTTCCATGGACCTAAAGAAA GTCCTTATCAGGGTGGTGTGTGGAGGATAAGGGTGGAACTACCAGATGCTTATCCTTATAAATCTCCATCTATTGGCTTCATCAACAAAATCTACCACCCAAATGTTGATGAGAT GTCTGGCTCAGTTTGTTTAGATGTTATTAACCAGACCTGGAGCCCCATGTTTG ATCTGGTTAATGTCTTTGAAGTGTTTCTTCCACAACTTCTTTTATATCCCAATCCATCAGATCCATTAAATGGAGAAGCTGCTGCTCTAATGATGCGCGATCGCACAGCCTATGAGCAAAGAGTGAAAG AGTTTTGTGAGAAATATGCCAAGCCAGAAGATGTAGGGGCTGTCCCAGAGGAGAAATCTAGTGATGAGGAGCTGAGTGAAGATGATTATGCCTCCAGTGATGAGGCAGTTGCTGGCCAAGCTGATCTTTAG